A region of the Vibrio rumoiensis genome:
TTGCCAGATAAGATGAGTCCGAAAAAACGCTATTTCACGTCTGAATACGATGCACGAAAAACGGAGTATCGTTTGATTTGGTTAAAATTCCTCAAGACTTTTAACTCACTCAAAGATATTCGGTTGACTAGAGAGGGAGCGAGAGTTTACTCATGGTTATATCGGTTTGATCGTGATTGGCACATCCAGCATTCATTGGCTCATGTGAAACAAAGACGTATAGATCGTCGCGTTGATTGGGGGAAGAGGGATAGAGAATTGGTTAAAAAGCTCATACTTATAGAAAAGAAAACATACTTAGATTTATTTTTGCCTAGGAAGTCTCGCCCATGGTATGCAAAACAGATTAATGCAACGAATTTGATCCCTGATAAGCTTAGAAAACTACCTTTATGTAATTGTTTCCTAAATTGTTATCAAGAATCGATAGACGAGTATCAATTAAGACGATTACTCGCTATCGTTGTCTATATGTTTAATCACGGGCAGGCCATTCCCAAAATATATGAACTTGAACGTAGCGCTGGACTCAGTAAAGAACGCATTCGGGAACCTGCAAAAGAAATTCTCCGAGTGGACATCCCCAGAATCACGCGCCAAGCGCGGGTTACCGGAGGATACAAAGTTAATTAAAATCGTAGGTATAGCGCTTCATAGTAATTTTAGGCAAAAAGTACGTCCCCACTTAGTATTGGATTGGGATGGTCATGATGATTGGGAATCCGTTCCGATTGAATTAGCTAATATGATGGTCAGTCAAAGTTCGTATAAAAATAAGGAACGGCTGGCAGATAAAACGCTTGAGAAGCTGACTATAACCATTACTGGTGAATTACCACACCAAGTAAGGCGAACCGTTGATGATACCGTGTATCGACGTTATACAACCAATCGTGACGTTACCATCTCAGTGACTAATTTTGAGTTGGCCCGAGTTCTATTCTTCCATAATCAGTACTTGATACGAGCTGCATTCAGCTCTGGAGGGGTTAAAGATATAGCACATTACAATCAAGATCCAAGTGAACCCAAAATCATCTTTCCTGATTCAACCAGTTACCCAATTTCGAATATCAGATCTAGAAAATCGAAATCGCATTTATCATGGTTACTAACTGATCCATCTGCGGCTAAAAGTTTTTTCTCCATTTTTAAATCTGTAAATGAAATTGACTCTTCTGATGTGTCCGATTTTGGTTTTGTTCCTCCGCTTCTTGTGGGATGGGAGTTTGAGTTAGCGGGCTCTTACTCTGAGGATCTGAAAAATTTCTGGGTATCAGAGATTGTTACTATCAATGACAATTCATTTGTTACTCCTGTTGGTTTGAAGATTAAACATCCAAAGTTGAAGAACTTAGTGTCTGTCCCACATACAGAACGTAAGGTTAAGAAACTGCCACCAAGCGACCCTAGTCCGGAATTAGATATGGGGGACTTACCAAAGCTAGGTAAGCCATTACATAGGAAAGACGATCAGACTTTTAGTTTTAATTTTATAAATGCTGGCAACATTGGTTTAGAAATTGAGGATGACCAAGAGCAGCCTGAAAAATCAAAGAATATGCCTTCTAATGAGAATAAATCTGAAAAGACCAGTGTGGGTAATGCTGCCAAAGATGGAAACAATCAAGAGTTTGATTATGGACTAAACCGGAATAAGGGTGTCGAGGATTCTGACGATCTCATCGATGCTGAGCCAACGGAAAAATTCCGACTATTTGAAAGAACTATTGAGGTTATTAAAACAAAGAAAGATCTCACGGTACATGGTGTGAGATGTGGTTCTTTCCCTCCACCAAAAACCGGAAGCCGAATGGTGATCAATACAGTAGATGGTAACTTTCTTCGTTACCACATGGCTAATATCAGCTATTTGGATGTTGGGGCTGTGGTTATTGAGGTTGATGTGGATAGCTTAAATCGCCCCACAAACGTCAGTACCTTGGTTGTTTCATTTTTAACTGATTCAAATCCTGAGCAAATATTGAAATCTATCCTTCAAGATTACTCAGACCAAGCCCGAGGCTGGAACCATGACTGGATCAAAAAGAATACCGCTGTGAGTAAGTTCTGCCGTCATCCTAAAAAGACCAAGAAAGAGAATGATGTAGAACGTGATATTACTGCTGACGAGTATGTTGAAGCCTGGGCTGAGATACTGTGTGGGAAGATGAGGGATATACAGAAGATATGTCATGGCTAATGATTTGACGCTCATTTCAAAGTCACAAATAAAAGAGAAAAACACATTACAAGTCATTCCCTTTTTGGTAATTGCGTATATAATTCCCTTGATGGGAACTTGCGGGGTTCAATGAAAGTCTTAGGAAGAGATAAGCTAGTTAAATTTTACACAAAGCATGCAAATGCTAAATCTGCTTTAGAAGCTTGGTTTTCTGAAGCGGAAAGTGCTGCATGGAAAACACCACAAGATATTAAGAATAGATACCGAAGTGCCGATTTTCTAGCTGATAATAAAGTGATTTTTAATATCAAAGGTAATCATTACAGATTGGTAGTTAAGGTGAGGTATCAAAATGGGATTGCTGTTGTTGAATGGGTTGGAACCCATGCTCAGTACGATAAGCAAGACTTTTAAGGAGTAGGGTATGAATCACATTAAGCTGATTAAATCAGAACAAGACCATGAACAAGCGCTTGCTCGCTTGATGGCGCTTATGGAGGTGGATCCTGAACCAAATAGTATCGAATCTGATGAAATTGACGTTTTGGCAGTATTAATTGATAAATACGAAGAAGAAGTTTTTCCGATCGAGCAGCCAGATCCTGTTGAAGCTATTAAATTTAGAATGGAGCAACAAGGACTAACTAATAAGGATCTTGTTCCTTATATTGGTTCTGCACCTAAAGTGTCGGAAATTCTTAATCGGAAAAGAAGCCTCAGTCTGAATATGATCCGTAAGTTAAACCAAGGATTAGGTATTTCTGCGGATATACTTATTAAGTCAACAGAACAAAAACGAGCATGTGAAGCTAAGATTGATTGGCATGCTTTCCCCTTAGCTGAAATGCGTAAACGGGGTTATTTTGAAGGTTTTACTGGGTCTCTAAATGAGCTGAAAGAGTATGCTGCTGAAAAACTGACAATGTTTCTTTCTTCTGTTAAATCAGGGCTTGAGCTTCAACCAGCTCTTCTCCGGTCATCTGCAAATCTTAACTGTAATGATAAAGAAGCTGATCCATATTCTCTATGGGCGTGGCAAGTAAGAGTGCTTCAAAAAGCAGATGAAGAGGTCTTACCAAATAACTACAAGCCTGGCACTGTAAACTTGAAATGGATGCAGAAACTAGCAAGACTTTCATGGTCTAGCCAAGGGGCGAAATTAGCTGTTGAGTATTTAAATAGAAGCGGTATTCACTTAATTATAGAGCCTCACTTGCCAAAAACTTATCTTGATGGGGCCGTGTGTAATACACCTAATGGTAACCCAGTGGTTGCACTAACATTAAGATATGATCGCTTAGATAGTTTTTGGTTTTCGTTGATGCATGAATTGGCACACATAGCTTTGCATCTAGATCATAGTGAAATTTGGTATCTTGATGATCTCGATTCATTAGGTGGTAGTGAAACAGAGCAAGAAGCCGATGCTTTAGCACGAGAGGCTTTAATACCATCAGTTGTATGGGAAACACAAATACTTATTGATGCGGATAGTGTAAGGCAATTATCTCAGCAATTAGAGATATCCCCTTGTATCATTGCGGGTAGAACTCGTCATGAGTCAGGTAATCACTCAATGTTTGGCTCTTTGTTTAGAGATAAAGTTAAGTTCTTATTCTCATGATCGTGGGCGAAATTATGTAATTTCAGATTACCGAACAGGATAGAAATACATGGATGAACTTGATGCAATTGAAAAAAGAATTTCTATTCTTAAGGCAGAGCTAGCTGGACTCGAAGCTGCAAAAATAAAATTGATAGCTTCAAAAAGTGATTCCGCTTCTGTTGATAGCAATTCGATGACTCCAGAACAAAAAATCGAGCTTTATCTGGAGTTTTTTCGAGGAAATATCAACTGTTATGCTGTTCGTTGGCAAAATAAGCAGGGGCGTTCTGGATACTCTTTGGCCTGTGATAATGAATGGAAGCAGGGTCTTTGCAATAAGCCCAAAGTGAAGTGCTTAGAGTGTTCTCATCAATCATTCAAACCTCTTGATTCAAGAGCGATATACGATCATTTATCCGGTAACTTTACTGTTGGTATCTATCCCATGGATGCTGATAGTCATTGCTGGTTTCTTGCTATTGATTTCGATAAAAGCGATTGGAAAGAAGCATCATTGGCTTATGCTGAAGCATGTAAACGAAACGGTATTGATTATCTACTCGAACGCTCTCGTTCAGGTAGTGGCGCTCACGTTTGGATTTTCTTTGAAGCGAAGGTTGATGCTACAAGAGCAAGGAAACTTGGCTTTATACTTCTGGATCAGGCTATGCAAATTCATGGAGCCTTATCTTTTGATTCTTATGATCGCTTATTCCCTAACCAAGACCATTTACCTATAGCAGGTATTGGTAATCTGATTGCGTTACCGCTACAAAAGGGAGCTAGAGCACAAGGTAATTCAGTATTTGTGGATACAACCTTTACTCCGTATCAAGATCAGTGGCAGGCATTGTCTTCAACTAAAAAACTTAGTATTGATGAGCTTGAAACTCTAGTCAAAACTTTTGTGTCTGAGGATACCGCAGAAACGAATACCACTAACTTAATGCCCTGGGAGAGAAACTTACCCGATGGTAACAACATTGCCATACAAGGATGTCCTGAACAGATTAGAATCACATTGGCGAACCGAATCTATATACCTACAGAGTTATTGCCGAGTGCGTTAATTGCCAGATTAAAGAAAATTGCTTCATTTTCAAATCCTAAGTTCTTCAAGGCTCAGGGATTGAGATTATCGACGAACGGAATATCACGTTTTATTTCATTAGCTGAATTGGATAGTGGGTATTTGGTGCTACCTAGAGGTTGTATTGATGACGTGTATGAGATTCTGAAGTTGTCGAATATTGAGGTATTAGTTGATGATAAACGAAGATCTGGAGTACGACTTAACTCTATTAGTTTTCATGGTGAACTAAGAAAGGAGCAGAAGAAGGCTGTAGATATCATTTCCAAATATGATATCGGCGTATTGCATGCGCCGACAGCATTCGGAAAGACGGTGACATCGATTGGTTTAATTTGTAGAAGAAAAACTAACACACTTATTCTTGTACATAATAAACAACTTGTTGATCAGTGGGTAGAACGGCTGAAATCTTTTTTAGTCGGCGTCGAAGTTGGTGTATTCACAGGCACAAAGAAAAAGCCGACGAATATAATTGATGTTGCGACTTACCAAAGTTTGCTTAATCGGAGTGATAATACAGCAAACCCTATAGTTCATCAGTATGGTCAAATTATTATTGATGAGTGCCACCATTTATCAGCCCCCCAATATGAAAGGTTATTGGGTGAAATACATGCGAAATATGTCCTTGGAATAAGTGCAACTTTAGAACGAAGAGATGGCCATCAACCGATAATTTTCATGCAAGCTGGAAAGGTTAGACATACCATTACATCAACGAGTTCTGTTAAGTTTATTCAATCCCTACAAAAGAGGGACGTTACCTTTGATTCACCAATACAATTGATTACACAAGAACCACGTCCTCATATTTCAGATGTTTATCGTTGGTTAGTCGAAAACGATTTGCGAAATCAGATGATTATCAGCGATATTGAAGCAGAAATTAATCAGGGCCGTGTTCCTATCGTTCTAACTGAACGTAGAGAGCATGCTAACCTTTTGAGTGATATGTTGACTGAGAAATCGATAGATAATGAAGTTCTCGTTGGGGCGATGAAGAAAAAATTGAGGGATGCGGTAAACGAAAAATTAGCAACGACAAAAGTATTAGTTGCGACCGGTCGTTTTATTGGTGAAGGGTTTGATTTACCTCGATTGGATACCTTGGTTCTTGCTCTTCCTGTATCGTGGAAGGGGGCTCTCGTACAATATGTTGGACGGATACAGAGGGAGTATGATGGTAAAAGTGAAATACGCGTTATTGATTATGTTGATGTAAAAATACCTATGCTGAAAAGGATGTTTGCAAAACGTAGTAGAGGTTACACTGCTTTAGGTTTTACTGAAGCTGGAAATGTAGTGCAAGAAAGCTTTATCCTGTGATTTTGTTTACTTGAAAAAATGATCAAACTTTATTATTAATGTTTCTTCGTTTCTATTCCGTTCTCGATTAATAACGATCAAACTTTATTACTTTGAAAGTAAAAAATAACCTTAAAACAAGTGATTTTTGATCAAACTATATTGTTCACCCACACAACGGATAATTTCCTGACTAATCATGACAAAAACCAGTTCTGTCTCTAGAGCTGGTTTTTTTATTGGAGGCGTAATCATTTTTTTGCAAGCGTTCGAATTGCTACAGGACAAATAGCGTGTGTTTGCCGATCGATATTTCAGATTGAAAAGTTCGATTTGCCGCTTGTAAAGCCTGCTTGATCGCTTTTTCATCTCGCTTGGTTAAGATCACGCTTCCCTGAGGTAACTCGATCAGTTGTTGATCGGTTTTTAACAACTTCACCGGATGATTGAGATAAACATCAAGATTGAGCCCAGTCGTATAGTGATAACTATAAAACTGACTTTGCGGTGTCGATAATTGCAAAGCTGTTTGCGCGACTTTTTTCACCCCAAGTATTTGGTTGTATTTAGGTAACAAAATTGCAGCTGAAAGCATTACTCCGAAACAACCTAAAGCGATGGTTTTAAGCGTTGCTACCATTTGGTTTTTGAATAAGTAATAGGCACTAATGCCCCCAGTAATCAATAGCACCACCAACAAAGTATGGAGGTCGAAAGGCTCAACAGGGAGCTTTCTAGTTAATTGAGGGATAAAAAATGCGGCAATAGGTAGTACACAACAAATGGCGATGATTGGCGCTATTCCCCATTTCCATACGCGGCCTTTTTCAAGTTGAGGTAATTGAAGTAAACCGGCGTAAATAATAAAAGGGATTAGTGGTAGAAGATAAATTTCAAGTTTGCTGCTAACCAATGACAACATGGTTAGACCGACGAATGCGACGGTAATAAAAAAGCGCTGCTCATCTTGAAGGGGGCGC
Encoded here:
- a CDS encoding Tn7-like element transposition protein TnsE; this encodes MPSNENKSEKTSVGNAAKDGNNQEFDYGLNRNKGVEDSDDLIDAEPTEKFRLFERTIEVIKTKKDLTVHGVRCGSFPPPKTGSRMVINTVDGNFLRYHMANISYLDVGAVVIEVDVDSLNRPTNVSTLVVSFLTDSNPEQILKSILQDYSDQARGWNHDWIKKNTAVSKFCRHPKKTKKENDVERDITADEYVEAWAEILCGKMRDIQKICHG
- a CDS encoding type II toxin-antitoxin system HigB family toxin, coding for MKVLGRDKLVKFYTKHANAKSALEAWFSEAESAAWKTPQDIKNRYRSADFLADNKVIFNIKGNHYRLVVKVRYQNGIAVVEWVGTHAQYDKQDF
- a CDS encoding ImmA/IrrE family metallo-endopeptidase translates to MNHIKLIKSEQDHEQALARLMALMEVDPEPNSIESDEIDVLAVLIDKYEEEVFPIEQPDPVEAIKFRMEQQGLTNKDLVPYIGSAPKVSEILNRKRSLSLNMIRKLNQGLGISADILIKSTEQKRACEAKIDWHAFPLAEMRKRGYFEGFTGSLNELKEYAAEKLTMFLSSVKSGLELQPALLRSSANLNCNDKEADPYSLWAWQVRVLQKADEEVLPNNYKPGTVNLKWMQKLARLSWSSQGAKLAVEYLNRSGIHLIIEPHLPKTYLDGAVCNTPNGNPVVALTLRYDRLDSFWFSLMHELAHIALHLDHSEIWYLDDLDSLGGSETEQEADALAREALIPSVVWETQILIDADSVRQLSQQLEISPCIIAGRTRHESGNHSMFGSLFRDKVKFLFS
- a CDS encoding TOTE conflict system archaeo-eukaryotic primase domain-containing protein, which translates into the protein MDELDAIEKRISILKAELAGLEAAKIKLIASKSDSASVDSNSMTPEQKIELYLEFFRGNINCYAVRWQNKQGRSGYSLACDNEWKQGLCNKPKVKCLECSHQSFKPLDSRAIYDHLSGNFTVGIYPMDADSHCWFLAIDFDKSDWKEASLAYAEACKRNGIDYLLERSRSGSGAHVWIFFEAKVDATRARKLGFILLDQAMQIHGALSFDSYDRLFPNQDHLPIAGIGNLIALPLQKGARAQGNSVFVDTTFTPYQDQWQALSSTKKLSIDELETLVKTFVSEDTAETNTTNLMPWERNLPDGNNIAIQGCPEQIRITLANRIYIPTELLPSALIARLKKIASFSNPKFFKAQGLRLSTNGISRFISLAELDSGYLVLPRGCIDDVYEILKLSNIEVLVDDKRRSGVRLNSISFHGELRKEQKKAVDIISKYDIGVLHAPTAFGKTVTSIGLICRRKTNTLILVHNKQLVDQWVERLKSFLVGVEVGVFTGTKKKPTNIIDVATYQSLLNRSDNTANPIVHQYGQIIIDECHHLSAPQYERLLGEIHAKYVLGISATLERRDGHQPIIFMQAGKVRHTITSTSSVKFIQSLQKRDVTFDSPIQLITQEPRPHISDVYRWLVENDLRNQMIISDIEAEINQGRVPIVLTERREHANLLSDMLTEKSIDNEVLVGAMKKKLRDAVNEKLATTKVLVATGRFIGEGFDLPRLDTLVLALPVSWKGALVQYVGRIQREYDGKSEIRVIDYVDVKIPMLKRMFAKRSRGYTALGFTEAGNVVQESFIL